Proteins from a single region of Cytophagaceae bacterium:
- a CDS encoding glycosyltransferase — METKPKFSIVSPVYGASSLLIELVARIHKSVSEITDNYEIVLVNDHSPDNSWEIIQEIIKNDQKVTGINLSKNFGQQNAINAGLDYATGDYIVTLDCDLQDEPERIKELYLPASKGKDIVFASRVQRQDDFIKKLGSKIFNNLLGYLTETQQDSSVANFILYKKSAVDAMAQLGDYHRYYPMINKWVGFDTVTVPIQHAQRKDDVKSSYTFKKRIRLALTTIIAFSDKPLRLILKFGFSLVLLTFFFAIFLVYNYVSNGKEVSGWLSVFLSIWFLFGIVIIILGILGMYVGKIFENTKNRPNYIVKEVLKNKNVN, encoded by the coding sequence AGTTTATTAATAGAACTTGTTGCCAGAATCCATAAATCTGTATCAGAAATTACTGATAATTATGAAATTGTCCTTGTAAATGATCACAGCCCGGACAATAGCTGGGAAATTATTCAGGAAATAATAAAAAATGACCAAAAAGTTACTGGAATCAACCTGAGTAAGAATTTTGGCCAACAGAATGCAATTAATGCCGGTTTGGATTATGCAACCGGAGATTATATCGTAACCCTCGATTGCGATCTGCAAGATGAGCCGGAAAGAATTAAAGAATTATATTTGCCCGCATCAAAAGGAAAAGACATTGTTTTTGCCAGCAGAGTACAACGTCAGGATGATTTCATAAAAAAATTAGGGTCAAAAATTTTCAATAACTTACTTGGGTACCTTACAGAAACCCAACAAGATAGTTCAGTTGCCAATTTTATTTTATACAAAAAAAGTGCAGTAGATGCTATGGCACAATTGGGTGATTATCACAGATATTATCCAATGATCAATAAATGGGTTGGATTCGATACTGTAACGGTACCTATTCAACACGCTCAAAGAAAGGACGATGTAAAGTCATCTTATACATTTAAAAAAAGAATAAGACTGGCTCTTACAACCATCATTGCTTTTTCTGATAAACCATTGAGGTTAATTCTAAAATTCGGATTTTCTCTTGTATTGCTTACTTTTTTCTTTGCAATTTTTCTGGTTTATAATTACGTATCCAACGGAAAAGAAGTAAGTGGATGGCTATCAGTATTTTTATCTATCTGGTTTTTATTTGGAATTGTAATTATTATTTTGGGAATTTTAGGTATGTATGTTGGTAAAATATTCGAAAATACTAAAAACAGACCCAACTATATTGTTAAAGAAGTATTAAAAAATAAAAATGTCAACTAA